The following are encoded together in the Azospirillum lipoferum 4B genome:
- a CDS encoding TfuA-like protein, whose protein sequence is MKICVFLGPTMPVEDARAILPGAVFLPPAAQADIISAMTIHRPDVIALIDGVFGQSLSVWHKEILYALHKGVAVYGASSMGALRAAECHPFGMVPVGEVARGYVDGRLTGDDEVALAHAGPEDGWFPLSEPLVNLRASMAAALAAGAVDRSLHDRVIAAAKALYFTERTRDRILAEAGLSREETDRLERFLDSGAIDQKRRDAEALLGHLASLITPPRPAPFDFNASHYFDVLYERDRRVCHGGNTVPLSEIASHAALHRPDFAEINNAALGRLLIRQFAEVMGVTVDEAAVRTETQRFCAMRGLNGAEALADWCRRNDLTDAEFSELMTELAIERAMRLWLIPRRFLARTTKPVLNELRLRGLYESTAEEAALVDRVMELHFGDASRQPKETVEQLLAEHVASTSCRVDAPADVWSYEYGFKDLLDLRIDLMRAKQVRDLFRQLAVEAEAALAQTVPQESMPEQPVPEEEMQT, encoded by the coding sequence ATGAAGATCTGTGTGTTCCTGGGGCCCACCATGCCGGTGGAGGATGCCCGCGCCATCCTGCCGGGCGCGGTCTTCCTGCCGCCGGCGGCGCAGGCCGACATCATCAGCGCCATGACCATCCACCGGCCGGACGTGATCGCCCTGATCGACGGGGTGTTCGGTCAGTCGCTGTCGGTCTGGCACAAGGAAATCCTCTATGCCCTGCACAAGGGCGTGGCGGTCTACGGTGCGTCCAGCATGGGCGCCTTGCGGGCGGCCGAATGCCATCCCTTCGGCATGGTGCCGGTCGGCGAGGTGGCGCGCGGCTATGTCGACGGCCGGCTGACCGGTGACGACGAGGTGGCGCTGGCCCATGCCGGGCCGGAAGACGGCTGGTTTCCGCTGTCGGAGCCGCTGGTGAATTTGCGCGCCAGCATGGCTGCGGCGCTGGCCGCCGGTGCGGTGGACCGGAGCCTGCACGACCGGGTGATCGCCGCCGCGAAGGCGCTGTATTTCACCGAACGCACCCGCGACCGCATCCTCGCCGAAGCCGGGCTGAGCCGGGAGGAGACGGACCGGCTGGAGCGCTTCCTGGACAGCGGTGCGATCGACCAGAAGCGCCGCGATGCGGAGGCGCTGCTCGGCCATCTCGCCAGCCTGATCACGCCGCCGCGGCCGGCGCCCTTCGACTTCAACGCCTCCCATTACTTCGACGTGCTGTATGAGCGCGACCGCCGCGTCTGCCATGGCGGCAACACCGTGCCGCTGTCGGAAATCGCGTCGCACGCCGCCCTACACCGGCCGGACTTCGCCGAGATCAACAACGCCGCACTCGGCCGCCTGCTGATCCGCCAGTTCGCCGAGGTCATGGGCGTCACGGTGGATGAGGCGGCGGTGCGGACGGAAACCCAGCGTTTTTGCGCCATGCGCGGCCTGAATGGGGCGGAGGCGCTGGCCGACTGGTGCCGCCGCAACGACCTGACCGATGCCGAGTTCAGCGAGCTGATGACCGAGCTGGCCATCGAGCGGGCGATGCGGCTCTGGCTGATCCCGCGCCGGTTCCTGGCGCGCACGACCAAGCCGGTGCTGAACGAGCTGCGGCTGCGCGGGCTTTACGAGTCCACCGCCGAGGAGGCGGCGCTGGTCGACCGGGTGATGGAGCTGCATTTCGGCGACGCCAGCCGCCAGCCCAAGGAAACGGTGGAGCAACTGCTGGCCGAGCATGTCGCCAGCACCTCCTGCCGGGTTGATGCGCCGGCCGACGTCTGGTCCTATGAATATGGCTTCAAGGACCTGCTGGACCTGCGCATCGACCTGATGCGGGCCAAGCAGGTGCGCGACCTGTTCCGCCAGCTGGCGGTGGAGGCGGAGGCGGCGCTGGCCCAAACGGTGCCGCAGGAGTCCATGCCGGAACAGCCCGTGCCGGAAGAGGAGATGCAGACGTGA
- a CDS encoding PAS domain-containing sensor histidine kinase, protein MDDKTDLLRSLPPLSSYSPEESVAHSLDRARLYHDQLVAAMPGLIVHREGAILHCSGTLARLLGYQSAEQVMALPDVMALVPEDARLAERNAYARCLQEGPTQPLARRIKRHRADTSIQWFDQLLEPVDWGGAPAVMEMLTQMRPEAANAEVPHQGQLLQAAIDAMPNGVLMLDRDLRLEGANSEYFRLWDYPPGMFPPGTPVAETLYYNHRRGDYGDVPCEETVAELCTRFLVKGVINSERQVPTNGRILDIRTAPRADGGYVITQHDITDRKRIEDELREAKERAEAILKELRETQQQLIVQEKMASLGQLTAGIAHELKNPLNFVNNFAELSGELLDEMLALLEPLNDHLDDATRGDVDDLVDSLQSNLRKIADHGRRADNIVKSMLAHSRGGGGEWQTTDLNALVEEALSLSYHAVRAQDRNFNATLERRFAADVGEVKLVPQDMSRVLVNLFTNSFYAVRKRQLTCGNPDYEPTLRITTEARGSEVSIRIHDNGVGMPPAVVDKLFTPFFTTKPTGEGTGLGLSLSYDIVVHQHRGRFDVSSIENEHAEFAITLPRIVTAMSLGERRKT, encoded by the coding sequence ATGGACGACAAGACCGATCTGCTGCGATCCCTGCCCCCGCTGTCGTCCTATTCCCCGGAGGAGTCGGTGGCGCACTCGCTGGACCGGGCGCGGCTCTACCATGACCAGCTGGTCGCGGCGATGCCGGGCCTGATCGTCCATCGCGAGGGTGCGATCCTCCATTGCAGCGGCACGCTGGCCCGCCTGCTGGGCTACCAGTCGGCCGAACAGGTGATGGCCCTGCCCGACGTCATGGCGCTGGTCCCTGAAGACGCCCGTCTGGCAGAGCGCAACGCCTATGCCCGTTGCCTGCAAGAAGGCCCGACCCAACCGCTGGCCCGCCGCATCAAGCGCCACCGCGCCGACACCAGCATCCAGTGGTTCGACCAACTGCTGGAGCCGGTGGACTGGGGCGGCGCGCCCGCCGTGATGGAGATGCTGACCCAGATGCGCCCGGAGGCCGCCAACGCCGAGGTGCCGCATCAGGGACAATTGCTGCAGGCGGCCATCGACGCCATGCCCAACGGCGTGCTGATGCTGGACCGCGACCTGCGGCTGGAAGGGGCCAACAGCGAATATTTCCGGCTGTGGGACTATCCCCCCGGCATGTTCCCGCCCGGCACCCCGGTGGCCGAGACGCTCTATTACAACCACCGGCGCGGCGATTACGGCGACGTCCCCTGCGAGGAGACGGTGGCGGAGCTGTGCACCCGCTTCCTGGTCAAGGGCGTCATCAATTCCGAACGCCAGGTTCCGACGAACGGCCGCATCCTGGACATCCGCACCGCCCCGCGCGCCGATGGCGGATACGTCATCACCCAACACGACATCACCGACCGCAAGCGCATCGAGGATGAATTGCGGGAGGCCAAGGAGCGGGCCGAAGCGATCCTGAAGGAGCTGCGCGAGACCCAGCAGCAGCTGATCGTGCAGGAGAAGATGGCCTCGCTCGGCCAGCTCACCGCCGGCATCGCCCACGAGCTGAAGAACCCGCTGAACTTCGTCAACAACTTCGCCGAGCTGTCGGGAGAGTTGCTGGACGAGATGCTGGCACTGCTGGAGCCGCTGAACGACCATCTGGACGACGCGACCCGCGGCGACGTGGACGATCTGGTCGACAGTCTGCAAAGCAACCTGCGCAAGATCGCCGACCATGGCCGGCGCGCCGACAACATCGTCAAGAGCATGCTGGCCCATTCGCGCGGCGGCGGCGGCGAATGGCAGACCACCGACCTGAACGCTCTGGTGGAAGAGGCCCTGTCCCTGTCCTATCACGCCGTGCGCGCCCAGGACCGCAACTTCAACGCCACGCTGGAGCGTCGATTCGCGGCGGATGTCGGCGAGGTGAAGCTGGTTCCGCAGGACATGTCGCGTGTCCTGGTCAATTTGTTCACGAACAGCTTTTACGCCGTCCGCAAGCGGCAGCTGACTTGCGGCAACCCGGATTATGAACCGACGTTGAGGATAACAACCGAAGCAAGAGGAAGTGAGGTTTCCATAAGAATTCACGACAACGGCGTCGGCATGCCACCCGCCGTGGTCGACAAGCTTTTCACGCCTTTTTTCACGACGAAACCCACCGGCGAAGGAACAGGCTTAGGTCTTTCGCTCAGCTATGACATCGTGGTACATCAACACAGGGGCCGTTTCGATGTATCCAGCATCGAAAACGAGCATGCCGAGTTTGCGATCACGCTGCCACGAATCGTGACAGCCATGTCGTTAGGGGAGCGCCGGAAGACATGA
- the moeB gene encoding molybdopterin-synthase adenylyltransferase MoeB, translating to MSLKDRRLADLRARIAEVTAADALALQREGALLVDVREDEETATGNPAGALRLPRGFLELRIEEKAPDPARPLLLLCAGGTRSLFAAEDLLRLGYADVRSVAGGFSAWKAAGLPVEVPPQLDAAQRERYRRHLTMPEVGEAGQHRLLRSRVALIGAGGLGSPIALYLAAAGVGRLTLIDDDRVERSNLQRQILHAESRLGQRKVESGRAALLDLNPTIEVVSHDTRLEAANVLDLLAGHDVVVDGSDNLPTRYLVNDACLRLGAPNVYGAIFRFEGQVSVFGGAAPGLRPCYRCLFPEPPPAEYAPSCAEAGVLGVLPGVIGTIMAAETIKLLLGLGEPLAGRLLLYDGLRGEFNEIAVPVDPDCPSCSAGARPELIDIAAVCAG from the coding sequence ATGAGCCTGAAGGACCGGCGCCTTGCCGACCTGCGCGCCCGCATCGCGGAAGTGACTGCCGCCGACGCGCTCGCCCTGCAGCGGGAGGGCGCCCTGCTGGTCGATGTCCGCGAGGACGAGGAGACGGCGACCGGCAACCCCGCCGGGGCGCTGCGTCTGCCGCGCGGTTTCCTGGAACTGCGGATCGAGGAGAAGGCGCCCGACCCGGCGCGTCCCCTGCTGCTGCTGTGCGCCGGCGGCACCCGGTCGCTGTTCGCGGCGGAGGATCTGCTGCGGCTTGGTTATGCCGATGTTCGCTCGGTCGCCGGCGGCTTCTCCGCCTGGAAGGCCGCGGGTCTGCCGGTGGAGGTGCCGCCGCAGCTCGACGCCGCCCAGCGCGAGCGCTACCGCCGCCACCTTACCATGCCGGAGGTGGGGGAGGCCGGGCAGCACAGGCTGCTGCGCAGCCGCGTCGCCCTGATCGGTGCCGGCGGGCTGGGCTCGCCCATCGCGCTCTACCTCGCCGCCGCAGGCGTTGGGCGCCTGACCCTGATCGACGACGACCGGGTCGAGCGCAGCAACCTGCAGCGCCAGATCCTCCATGCCGAAAGCCGACTCGGCCAGCGCAAGGTGGAAAGCGGCCGGGCCGCCCTGCTCGACCTCAACCCGACCATTGAGGTGGTGTCGCACGACACGAGGCTGGAAGCGGCCAATGTGCTGGACCTGCTGGCCGGCCACGATGTCGTGGTCGACGGGTCCGACAATCTGCCGACGCGCTATCTGGTCAACGACGCCTGCCTGCGGCTGGGCGCGCCGAACGTCTATGGCGCGATCTTCCGCTTCGAGGGGCAGGTGTCGGTGTTCGGCGGCGCTGCACCGGGGCTGCGGCCCTGCTATCGCTGCCTGTTCCCGGAACCGCCGCCGGCCGAATACGCGCCGTCCTGCGCCGAGGCCGGCGTGCTGGGCGTGCTGCCCGGCGTGATCGGCACCATCATGGCGGCCGAGACGATCAAGCTGCTGCTCGGCCTTGGCGAACCTCTGGCCGGCCGCCTGCTGCTCTATGACGGTCTGCGCGGCGAGTTCAACGAGATCGCGGTTCCGGTCGATCCCGACTGTCCGTCCTGCTCGGCGGGCGCGCGGCCGGAATTGATCGACATCGCGGCGGTCTGTGCAGGGTGA
- a CDS encoding MoaD/ThiS family protein: MIAAEVTIRVPTPLRGFVGGRDQVTVPGATVREALSALTAGQDAFRDRLFTAEGELRRFVNVYLGRDDVRRLGGLEAALPAGATLTLMVALAGG; this comes from the coding sequence GTGATAGCCGCAGAAGTGACCATCCGCGTGCCGACCCCGTTGCGCGGCTTCGTCGGCGGGCGCGATCAGGTGACGGTGCCGGGCGCCACGGTGCGCGAGGCGCTGTCGGCGCTGACCGCCGGGCAGGATGCCTTCCGCGACCGGCTGTTTACCGCCGAAGGCGAACTGCGCCGCTTCGTGAACGTCTATCTCGGCCGGGATGACGTTCGGCGGCTGGGCGGGCTGGAGGCGGCCTTGCCGGCCGGCGCCACCCTGACCCTGATGGTCGCCCTGGCCGGCGGTTGA
- a CDS encoding ATP-binding protein, whose product MGKILVVDDERDVETLIMQRFRRAVRAGELEFLFAHDGQEALETLRARPDIDMVLSDINMPGMDGLTLLDHLPQVNADIRAVMVSAYGDLGNVRAAMNRGAFDFIIKPIDFSDLEATIHKTLEACRAVRRLRDALQETRTAEAASRAQAARLRRVLDGSPIGVSIITETGELLYCNQRCADLFGVPAEAMHQRCAPTLFRHVRERLPDRAPGAVPASDEIDYMREDGRTVWMAMSVDRTSYENQPVFIVWLYDITERKVQAEALRSAKDSAEKALADLERMQSDLIRAEKMAVIAQLIAAVAHEINTPVGIALTAATHLQTASEAIIMTFKGGQLRKSDFQDYVGTASEVSTLLVANIERAAALIQSLKLVTEGKASSPRSRVGLRDYLSDIVLAVQVQPAAAGHQLALDCPDGLALDTYPGALTEVLLALLTNAFAHAFEQVPAITAIGAHAGDGTREDEAAVRRPGGKVTVSVRMLGEDRVELRVSDNGRGIPADIRPRLFQPFTTTRRGAGSMGLGLYAVFNLVTGKLGGEIDIDSEVGRGTSAILRLPLDAP is encoded by the coding sequence ATGGGAAAGATTCTGGTTGTCGACGACGAGAGGGACGTCGAGACGCTGATCATGCAGCGTTTCCGTCGCGCCGTCCGCGCCGGTGAACTGGAGTTCCTGTTCGCCCATGACGGGCAAGAGGCGCTGGAGACCCTGCGCGCCCGGCCCGACATCGACATGGTGCTGAGCGACATCAACATGCCGGGGATGGACGGGCTGACCCTCCTCGACCATCTGCCGCAGGTGAATGCCGACATCCGCGCGGTGATGGTCTCGGCCTATGGCGACCTCGGCAACGTGCGGGCGGCGATGAACCGCGGCGCCTTCGACTTCATCATCAAGCCCATCGATTTCAGCGACCTGGAAGCCACCATCCACAAGACGCTGGAGGCCTGCCGTGCCGTGCGGCGGCTGCGCGATGCATTGCAGGAGACGCGGACGGCCGAAGCGGCGTCGCGCGCCCAGGCCGCCCGCCTGCGCCGGGTGCTGGACGGCAGCCCCATCGGCGTGTCGATCATCACCGAAACGGGCGAGCTGCTCTACTGCAACCAGCGCTGTGCCGACCTGTTCGGCGTGCCGGCGGAGGCGATGCACCAGCGCTGCGCCCCCACCCTGTTCCGCCATGTGCGGGAAAGGCTGCCGGACCGGGCGCCCGGAGCCGTGCCAGCGTCGGACGAAATCGACTATATGCGCGAAGACGGGCGGACGGTGTGGATGGCGATGTCCGTCGACCGCACCTCTTACGAGAACCAGCCGGTCTTCATCGTCTGGCTCTACGACATCACCGAGCGCAAGGTGCAGGCGGAAGCGCTGCGCAGTGCCAAGGATTCGGCCGAAAAGGCCCTGGCCGACCTGGAGCGCATGCAATCCGACCTGATCCGGGCGGAGAAGATGGCGGTGATCGCCCAGTTGATCGCCGCGGTCGCACACGAGATCAACACCCCCGTCGGCATCGCGCTGACCGCCGCCACCCATCTGCAGACGGCGTCGGAAGCGATCATCATGACCTTCAAGGGCGGCCAGCTGCGCAAGAGCGACTTCCAGGACTATGTCGGCACCGCCAGCGAGGTTTCCACCCTGCTGGTCGCCAACATCGAACGCGCCGCCGCCCTGATCCAGAGCCTGAAGCTGGTGACGGAGGGCAAGGCCAGCTCGCCGCGCAGCCGCGTCGGCCTGCGCGACTACCTGTCCGATATCGTGCTGGCGGTGCAGGTGCAGCCGGCCGCGGCCGGGCACCAGCTGGCTCTGGACTGCCCGGACGGGCTGGCGCTGGACACCTATCCCGGCGCGCTGACCGAGGTGCTGCTGGCCCTGCTGACCAACGCCTTCGCCCATGCGTTCGAGCAGGTGCCGGCGATCACCGCCATCGGCGCGCATGCCGGGGACGGGACGCGGGAGGATGAGGCTGCCGTCCGCCGTCCCGGCGGCAAGGTGACGGTTTCGGTGCGGATGCTGGGGGAGGACCGGGTGGAGCTGCGCGTTTCCGACAACGGCCGCGGCATCCCGGCCGATATCCGGCCGCGGCTGTTCCAGCCCTTCACCACCACCCGCCGCGGTGCCGGCAGCATGGGGCTGGGGCTCTACGCCGTGTTCAACCTGGTTACCGGAAAGCTCGGCGGCGAGATCGACATCGACAGCGAGGTCGGCCGTGGCACCAGCGCAATCCTGCGGTTGCCGCTGGACGCCCCCTGA
- a CDS encoding response regulator, producing the protein MTLGILVVDDEPDIEDLFRQRFRAELRRGELALHFASSAEEALQSLNTGLQPEAVLVLSDINMPGMSGLDFLQRLRAEAPQVPVIMVTAYGDSENRRRALDIGATELVTKPVDFVALKKLVQNVIVQKTAA; encoded by the coding sequence ATGACCCTGGGAATCCTCGTCGTCGACGACGAACCGGATATCGAGGATCTGTTCCGTCAGCGCTTTCGCGCAGAATTGCGCCGTGGAGAACTGGCCCTGCACTTCGCCTCTTCTGCAGAAGAAGCACTCCAAAGCTTGAACACCGGCCTGCAACCGGAAGCTGTTCTTGTCCTGAGCGATATCAATATGCCCGGCATGAGCGGTCTCGACTTCCTGCAGCGCCTCCGCGCGGAAGCCCCGCAGGTGCCGGTCATCATGGTCACCGCCTATGGCGACAGCGAAAACCGCCGCCGCGCGCTGGACATCGGCGCGACCGAGCTGGTGACCAAGCCCGTCGATTTCGTCGCCTTGAAGAAGCTGGTCCAGAACGTCATCGTCCAGAAGACGGCGGCCTGA